From a single Lolium rigidum isolate FL_2022 chromosome 7, APGP_CSIRO_Lrig_0.1, whole genome shotgun sequence genomic region:
- the LOC124669734 gene encoding probable aquaporin PIP1-2, whose protein sequence is MEGKEEDVRLGANKFSERQPIGTAAQGSEDKDYKEPPPAPLFEPGELKSWSFYRAGIAEFMATFLFLYVTILTVMGVNNSPSKCASVGIQGIAWSFGGMIFALVYCTAGISGGHINPAVTFGLFLARKLSLTRAVFYIVMQCLGAICGAGVVKGFQQGLYMSTGGGANAVNAGYTKGDGLGAEIVGTFVLVYTVFSATDAKRNARDSHVPILAPLPIGFAVFLVHLATIPITGTGINPARSLGAAIIYNREHTWSDHWIFWVGPFIGAALAAVYHQVVIRAIPFKSKS, encoded by the exons ATGGAGGGCAAGGAGGAGGATGTCCGCCTGGGGGCGAACAAGTTCTCCGAGAGGCAGCCCATCGGCACGGCGGCGCAGGGCTCCGAGGACAAGGATTACAAGGAGCCCCCGCCGGCGCCGCTGTTCGAGCCCGGCGAGCTCAAGTCGTGGTCCTTTTACCGCGCCGGCATCGCCGAGTTCATGGccaccttcctcttcctctacgTGACCATCCTCACCGTCATGGGCGTCAACAACTCCCCGTCCAAGTGCGCCTCCGTCGGCATCCAGGGCATCGCCTGGTCTTTCGGCGGCATGATCTTCGCGCTTGTCTACTGCACCGCCGGCATCTCCG GCGGGCACATCAACCCGGCGGTGACCTTCGGGCTGTTCCTGGCCAGGAAGCTGTCGCTGACCAGGGCGGTGTTCTACATCGTGATGCAGTGCCTCGGCGCCATCTGCGGCGCCGGCGTGGTCAAGGGGTTCCAGCAGGGGCTGTACATGAGCACCGGCGGAGGCGCCAACGCCGTGAACGCCGGCTACACCAAGGGCGACGGCCTCGGCGCTGAGATCGTCGGCACCTTCGTCCTCGTCTACACCGTCTTCTCCGCCACCGACGCCAAGAGGAACGCCAGAGACTCCCACGTTCCG ATCCTTGCCCCGCTGCCAATCGGGTTCGCAGTGTTCCTGGTCCACCTCGCCACTATCCCCATCACCGGCACCGGCATCAACCCGGCCAGGAGCCTCGGCGCTGCCATCATCTACAACAGGGAGCACACCTGGTCAGACCAC TGGATCTTCTGGGTAGGCCCCTTCATCGGCGCCGCCCTGGCCGCCGTCTACCACCAGGTGGTCATCAGGGCCATCCCATTCAAGAGCAAGTCCTAA